The following are encoded together in the Vigna unguiculata cultivar IT97K-499-35 chromosome 2, ASM411807v1, whole genome shotgun sequence genome:
- the LOC114174548 gene encoding uncharacterized protein LOC114174548 — MKHHLVGTKENVIACTSVLDDVREMFLKLLEDKEKIKEANRVDCFEETDIQCSKKGKQGVAKQTTINEMFKDRELVIQDICNCIYGNSLPFNLVKSSLFSQMLKSVGEYGKGLKPPTYHEVRVSYLKKAVDNIQASLEKYKVEWEKWGCTLMCDGWTDGKGRSLTNLLVNSPSGTVFLKSIDTSNVIKDAKQMFELLDSVIEEIGEDNVVQVVIDGASNFVAAGKMLEEKRTKLFWSPCAAHCIDLILEDIGELPVFYNTIANAKKVTTFIYRHTWVLNLYRKYSKGKELAQPAVTRFATAFLTLQCIAQQKNALRGMFVSEAWTTSKHASKTEGKQVVSIVLFDVRFWKSMQYCLKCVTPLVKILRLVDGDSKPAMSYIYEAMDRAKEQIAANFKNEESRYKKVWKIIDTRWNLQLHIPLHVAAYYLNPK; from the coding sequence ATGAAACATCATCTTGTTGGAACAAAGGAGAATGTCATTGCTTGTACATCTGTTCTTGATGATGTTAGAGAAATGTTTTTGAAGTTGttagaagataaagaaaaaataaaagaagcaaATCGGGTAGACTGTTTTGAAGAAACAGATATTCAATGTAGTAAGAAGGGGAAACAAGGAGTTGCAAAACAGACAAccataaatgaaatgtttaaagATAGAGAGTTGGTGATTCAAGATATTTGCAACTGCATATATGGGAATTCTTTGCCATTTAATTTGGTAAAAAGCTCTTTATTTTCCCAAATGTTGAAATCTGTTGGGGAATATGGAAAGGGTTTAAAGCCTCCAACTTATCATGAAGTTAGAGTATCTTATCTGAAAAAAGCGGTTGACAATATCCAAGCTAGTTTGGAGAAATATAAGGTTGAATGGGAAAAATGGGGATGTACTTTGATGTGTGATGGTTGGACAGATGGAAAAGGGAGGTCTCTTACCAACCTTTTAGTTAATAGTCCAAGCGGAACAGTGTTCTTAAAATCTATTGATACCAGTAATGTGATCAAGGATGCTAAACAAATGTTTGAATTGTTAGATTCTGTGATTGAAGAAATTGGGGAGGATAATGTCGTGCAAGTTGTGATAGATGGTGCTTCTAATTTTGTGGCAGCAGGAAAGATGTTAGAAGAGAAGAGAACTAAACTATTTTGGTCTCCGTGTGCAGCTCATTGTATTGACTTAATTCTTGAAGACATTGGTGAACTTCCAGTATTTTACAATACGATTGCAAATGCAAAAAAAGTCACAACTTTCATTTATAGACACACATGGGTCCtaaatttatatagaaaatattcTAAAGGAAAAGAATTAGCTCAACCAGCAGTCACAAGATTTGCAACTGCTTTTCTAACCCTTCAGTGTATAGCACAACAGAAAAATGCTCTTCGAGGTATGTTTGTTTCAGAAGCATGGACAACTAGTAAACATGCTAGTAAGACTGAAGGTAAACAAGTAGTGAGCattgttttatttgatgttAGATTTTGGAAATCTATGCAATATTGCCTGAAGTGTGTCACTCCACTTGTAAAAATACTAAGGCTTGTGGATGGAGACTCAAAACCTGCGATGTCATATATTTATGAAGCTATGGATAGAGCTAAAGAGCAAATAGCTGCAAATTTCAAGAATGAAGAATCTCGTTATAAAAAGGTATGGAAAATAATTGATACTCGTTGGAATTTGCAGTTACATATACCTCTTCATGTTGCTGCTTACTACCTTAATCCTAAGTAA